The proteins below come from a single Gimesia alba genomic window:
- a CDS encoding zinc metalloprotease, whose product MRYLLFSVLLLSFPISAFGQPKMPKVQIVFLTPADVDAPAGVSRRLTQVADYTEAMLVKWMKVWDYPPKREQIFQRNTDGSVKILFVKSPETLASGKFPLKDGNLSRKGKLLAMEKFKLPKTLDVWWVWVYVGDPPLKYSSYLGSGSAAAGGLSQVNYTNLPGEISLEDKLAKPFLKELTLKGTIHEFGHALGLPHNGPLIKRDLGMPLMGATIANYRRVMKNKEERGYVTEASAAILWKHPLFTGTAQRRYMIPKVKWHDIVVKNDRQKRVAHLTGRITSNVPAHSIIVYDTAPDVQTQYFQKPYVARVKKDGTFEITISEPLGVQAKGVLKVVACCENGTMTGDGKSRGLKSAHEIKYRTSRTGYQLIK is encoded by the coding sequence ATGCGCTATCTCTTGTTCTCTGTTCTATTACTTTCTTTCCCCATTTCGGCCTTTGGCCAGCCAAAAATGCCCAAGGTTCAGATTGTCTTCTTAACCCCGGCTGACGTCGATGCTCCGGCTGGTGTCTCCAGGCGATTGACACAGGTGGCTGACTATACGGAAGCAATGTTGGTGAAGTGGATGAAAGTATGGGACTACCCGCCAAAACGTGAGCAAATCTTCCAGCGAAACACCGATGGCAGCGTGAAGATTTTATTCGTCAAATCGCCTGAGACTCTCGCGAGTGGAAAATTTCCATTGAAGGACGGAAACCTGTCGCGAAAAGGTAAGCTGCTGGCAATGGAGAAATTCAAACTTCCCAAAACATTAGACGTCTGGTGGGTCTGGGTTTATGTGGGTGATCCTCCATTGAAGTACAGCAGTTATCTGGGTTCGGGTAGCGCGGCAGCGGGAGGGTTGTCACAGGTCAACTATACGAATCTGCCCGGTGAAATATCCCTGGAGGACAAGTTGGCGAAACCGTTTCTGAAAGAATTGACTTTGAAGGGCACCATCCACGAATTCGGGCATGCACTCGGGCTTCCGCACAATGGCCCACTCATAAAACGCGATCTAGGGATGCCTTTAATGGGGGCGACCATCGCCAACTATCGCAGAGTGATGAAAAATAAGGAAGAGCGGGGTTATGTTACGGAAGCTTCAGCAGCGATTCTGTGGAAGCATCCGTTATTTACGGGGACAGCACAGCGTCGCTATATGATTCCCAAGGTCAAATGGCATGACATCGTCGTTAAGAATGATCGCCAGAAACGAGTAGCACATCTGACCGGACGTATTACGTCGAATGTCCCGGCGCATAGCATTATTGTTTACGACACGGCACCTGACGTGCAAACCCAATATTTCCAAAAACCATACGTGGCCCGTGTCAAGAAAGATGGGACTTTCGAGATCACGATTAGCGAGCCGCTCGGCGTGCAGGCGAAAGGGGTGTTGAAAGTTGTCGCTTGTTGCGAAAACGGAACGATGACCGGTGACGGAAAGAGCCGTGGACTTAAGAGCGCGCATGAGATCAAGTACCGGACATCGCGCACGGGGTATCAGTTAATCAAATGA